A window of the Gossypium hirsutum isolate 1008001.06 chromosome A05, Gossypium_hirsutum_v2.1, whole genome shotgun sequence genome harbors these coding sequences:
- the LOC121202842 gene encoding transcription factor DIVARICATA isoform X1, with product MNPQNQNNNNLTNEWSPLENKLFEHAFLVFPEETSDRWQKIADRISGKSAKEVEEHFDMLLHDVYEIEAGRIEIPRYADDSSMLSSTWNSNNQIYFTSKSKHQLDNERKEGSPWTEEEHKLNLQKYFLKQSSRKKMSIHP from the exons atgaatcCGCAGAATCAAAATAACAATAACCTCACAAATGAGTGGAGTCCTCTCGAGAATAAGCTCTTTGAGCATGCCTTCCTTGTCTTTCCGGAAGAAACCTCTGATCGGTGGCAGAAGATCGCTGACCGTATTTCTGGAAAGTCAGCCAAAGAAGTGGAAGAGCATTTTGATATGCTTTTGCATGACGTTTACGAAATTGAGGCAGGTCGAATTGAAATTCCAAGATATGCTGACGATTCGTCTATGTTATCGTCAACTTGGAATTCCAACAATCAAATATATTTCACTTCGAAATCTAAACATCAACTAGACAATGAGAGAAAGGAAGGAAGTCCTTGGACAGAAGAGGAGCACAA GTTAAAtcttcaaaaatattttcttaaacagAGTTCGAGAAAAAAAATGAGCATCCAtccataa
- the LOC121202842 gene encoding protein RADIALIS-like 4 isoform X2 produces the protein MNPQNQNNNNLTNEWSPLENKLFEHAFLVFPEETSDRWQKIADRISGKSAKEVEEHFDMLLHDVYEIEAGRIEIPRYADDSSMLSSTWNSNNQIYFTSKSKHQLDNERKEGSPWTEEEHKVREKK, from the exons atgaatcCGCAGAATCAAAATAACAATAACCTCACAAATGAGTGGAGTCCTCTCGAGAATAAGCTCTTTGAGCATGCCTTCCTTGTCTTTCCGGAAGAAACCTCTGATCGGTGGCAGAAGATCGCTGACCGTATTTCTGGAAAGTCAGCCAAAGAAGTGGAAGAGCATTTTGATATGCTTTTGCATGACGTTTACGAAATTGAGGCAGGTCGAATTGAAATTCCAAGATATGCTGACGATTCGTCTATGTTATCGTCAACTTGGAATTCCAACAATCAAATATATTTCACTTCGAAATCTAAACATCAACTAGACAATGAGAGAAAGGAAGGAAGTCCTTGGACAGAAGAGGAGCACAA AGTTCGAGAAAAAAAATGA